The Acropora muricata isolate sample 2 chromosome 7, ASM3666990v1, whole genome shotgun sequence genomic interval TATCAATGGTAGACAAACAAGAAATTGGGCGGGTGCCAGATTCAGATGATGAAGACGCGAAAAAAGATCTAGAGTTAAAGCGCAGGATGAATTTAGAGAAGGGAAGGAGGGTGGCACGAGAGAAccaacagaaaggtagaaggatCTGGCATGCAATAAAACACATGCCACGAGAGGGCAGACTACACATAACAGATATCTTGGACATAGCAAGGAAAGAAAATGTGCCTCAAGCTCATCGTCCACCAGCAGAACAACAGGTAAGTGCTCGACTGACCCCGATGAAGACATCATCGAGCTCAAGTGCAATTCTGCAAAACCATCAAAAGAAGAGGAGACTGTCTTTACAAAAGCATAAACCAAGTACTTCGACAAAATCCACAGGGGCAGCTACCAATACCACTTTACCATTAGGGCATTCACAAGAACGGCAAAATTTAATGGTTATTGCAGGGGCTGTCCGTACTTCAACAGCAATTGATTTGGACCCACCAGATGATATTTCATTTCTTGATAA includes:
- the LOC136923283 gene encoding uncharacterized protein, which codes for MTEYVHEILSFDEDGNAIVPLSRSIILRRIKRYYRSQRHQQVTKANQEKRRRKRFINRRNRLTMEKRDRAVEEARKESEHELTEEHIKEIRSEVSMVDKQEIGRVPDSDDEDAKKDLELKRRMNLEKGRRVARENQQKGRRIWHAIKHMPREGRLHITDILDIARKENVPQAHRPPAEQQVSARLTPMKTSSSSSAILQNHQKKRRLSLQKHKPSTSTKSTGAATNTTLPLGHSQERQNLMVIAGAVRTSTAIDLDPPDDISFLDNFLFADDFTD